The proteins below come from a single Triticum aestivum cultivar Chinese Spring chromosome 5D, IWGSC CS RefSeq v2.1, whole genome shotgun sequence genomic window:
- the LOC606331 gene encoding cysteine proteinase 1, which translates to MDHRLVAPFLVLLGLLLSPPPAAAAAGDEEPLIRQVVGGPDPLDNDLELDSQFLGFVQRFGKTYRDAEEHAHRLSVFKANLRRARRHQMLDPSAEHGVTKFSDLTPAEFRRTFLGLKTTRRSFLREMAGSAHDAPVLPTDGLPEDFDWRDHGAVGPVKNQGSCGSCWSFSASGALEGANYLATGKMEVLSEQQLVDCDHECDPAEPDSCDAGCNGGLMTSAFSYLLKSGGLEREKDYPYTGKDGTCKFEKSKIAASVQNFSVVAVDEEQIAANLVKYGPLAIGINAAYMQTYIGGVSCPYICGRHLDHGVLLVGYGASGFAPSRFKEKPYWIIKNSWGENWGDKGYYKICRGSNVRNKCGVDSMVSTVSATHASKEE; encoded by the exons ATGGATCATCGCCTCGTGGCCCCCTTCCTCGTCCTcctgggcctcctcctctccccgccgccggcagcggcGGCCGCGGGGGACGAGGAGCCCCTGATCCGGCAGGTCGTCGGCGGCCCCGACCCCCTCGACAACGACCTGGAGCTCGACTCGCAGTTCCTCGGCTTCGTGCAGCGGTTCGGGAAGACCTACAGGGACGCGGAGGAGCACGCGCACCGGCTCTCCGTCTTCAAGGCCAACCTCCGCCGCGCGCGCCGGCACCAGATGCTCGACCCGTCGGCCGAGCACGGGGTCACCAAGTTCTCCGACCTCACCCCGGCCGAGTTCCGCCGGACCTTCCTGGGGCTCAAGACCACCCGGCGGTCGTTCCTGCGGGAGATGGCCGGGTCGGCGCACGACGCGCCCGTCCTCCCCACCGACGGCCTCCCCGAGGACTTCGACTGGAGGGACCACGGCGCCGTCGGCCCCGTCAAGAACCAG GGCTCGTGCGGGTCGTGCTGGTCGTTCAGCGCGTCCGGGGCGTTGGAGGGGGCCAACTACCTGGCCACGGGCAAGATGGAGGTGCTCTCCGAGCAGCAGCTGGTCGACTGCGACCATGAG TGCGACCCAGCAGAACCTGATTCATGCGATGCTGGATGCAACGGTGGGTTGATGACTTCAGCCTTCAGCTATCTGTTGAAATCTGGTGGCCTTGAGAGAGAAAAGGATTACCCTTACACCGGGAAGGACGGTACCTGCAAATTTGAGAAGTCCAAGATTGCTGCTTCAGTTCAAAACTTCAGCGTTGTCGCTGTTGATGAAGAACAGATTGCTGCTAACCTTGTGAAATATGGACCGCTGGCCA TCGGTATCAACGCTGCATACATGCAGACATACATCGGCGGAGTGTCATGCCCATACATATGCGGCAGGCACCTCGACCACGGTGTCCTTCTCGTCGGCTACGGGGCGTCCGGCTTCGCGCCTTCCCGCTTCAAGGAGAAGCCCTACTGGATCATCAAGAACTCATGGGGCGAGAACTGGGGGGACAAGGGTTACTACAAGATCTGCAGGGGCTCCAACGTGCGAAACAAGTGCGGCGTCGACTCCATGGTCTCCACGGTGTCCGCCACGCACGCCTCGAAGGAGGAGTAG
- the LOC123122354 gene encoding putative F-box protein At1g47765 — MSSSKPRPAASSSGDLPADALYEVLLRIPAKDLCRLRAVCPSWRALTSDPFFIAAHMCRHHTAPPLLAIAYRDDGEVNSVAISDLSGNIVKRFPSNGYEIVLVNESGDAVRRLTSKGDIIRVARTRLDLVCFNWVLFSQVFWVLNPASGATITLPIDFSEELVHELEVKGMNKWHCQIQSCAIGQVSSTREYKALRVSRIGDRQVCEIITFDDMNNGSWRRKQDPPSHICSGHKMRWVVVHGMVYFLMDFYSTYVETGVITIEPGSIACFNLETEEWGVLRGPEQVQMFVQENEDCSYSKLELQLSLAELNGCLVMVHNIHNISMDLWFLTDFEKVIWVKKYSMPSRVARPFSYPFLMFDDGKIFFSAEGNLQGILCNGEPGEGFLLSYDPRHDTYPDSLKLRDPNSIGIYTGSLLSL; from the coding sequence ATGTCGTCCTCgaagccgcgccccgccgcctccagctccggcgACCTGCCCGCGGACGCTCTGTACGAGGTCCTCCTCCGCATCCCGGCCAAGGACCTCTGCCGCCTCCGCGCCGTCtgcccctcctggcgcgccctcacCTCCGACCCATTCTTCATCGCGGCGCACATGTGCCGCCACCACACGGCGCCCCCGCTCCTCGCCATTGCCTACCGCGACGACGGTGAGGTCAACAGCGTTGCTATTTCGGATCTGTCGGGCAACATCGTGAAGAGGTTTCCAAGCAACGGCTATGAGATTGTTTTGGTCAACGAGTCGGGTGATGCCGTTCGCCGGCTCACAAGCAAGGGCGATATCATCCGTGTTGCACGCACGCGGCTAGACCTCGTCTGTTTCAACTGGGTTTTGTTCTCTCAGGTTTTCTGGGTGCTGAACCCGGCCAGTGGAGCTACCATCACCTTGCCGATTGATTTTTCAGAGGAATTGGTGCATGAGCTAGAGGTGAAGGGAATGAACAAATGGCACTGCCAAATCCAGTCGTGTGCAATTGGGCAGGTCTCCTCTACCAGAGAGTACAAGGCACTACGTGTCTCTAGAATTGGTGACCGGCAGGTATGTGAGATTATCACCTTTGATGACATGAACAATGGAAGCTGGAGGAGAAAACAGGACCCTCCGTCCCATATCTGTAGCGGTCACAAGATGAGATGGGTGGTCGTCCATGGGATGGTGTACTTCTTGATGGACTTTTACTCCACATACGTTGAAACTGGGGTTATAACCATTGAGCCTGGCAGCATAGCTTGTTTCAACCTTGAGACGGAAGAGTGGGGTGTTCTACGTGGTCCAGAACAGGTGCAGATGTTTGTGCAAGAGAACGAGGATTGCAGTTACTCAAAACTTGAACTCCAGTTATCATTGGCTGAGTTGAATGGTTGTTTGGTTATGGTTCACAATATTCATAACATATCTATGGACTTGTGGTTTCTGACAGATTTTGAGAAAGTTATCTGGGTTAAGAAATACAGCATGCCTTCACGTGTTGCTAGGCCTTTTAGTTACCCTTTTCTGATGTTCGATGATGGGAAGATCTTCTTCAGTGCAGAGGGTAATCTACAAGGTATCCTTTGTAATGGAGAGCCAGGAGAGGGATTTCTGCTAAGTTATGATCCAAGACATGACACTTATCCCGATTCGCTAAAACTGAGAGACCCCAATTCCATTGGCATTTATACAGGAAGCCTGCTGAGTTTATAG